The uncultured Fretibacterium sp. genome has a window encoding:
- a CDS encoding carbohydrate ABC transporter permease, whose amino-acid sequence MMHDNRWRTGHLLVLGLLALYALLIILPLVWMVLSGFKDNQGLFLDTWGLPEKFLWENYATAWRGGVGRYFLNSVIVTGASVCLTLFISACAAFALSRFEFRGQGVLLLFVLGGLMLSPQVSLIPLFRLLQRLKLYNTYWALIIPYVAYRIPFTTFLIRSYMLSLPREIEDSAYIDGCSAWTVFYRIILPMSRPILVTAALFTAMSCWNEFMFALVFIESDGLRTIPIGLMGLKSSLRTEWTILMAGLTLSALPMVALFLIFQKQFIRGITSGGVKG is encoded by the coding sequence ATGATGCACGACAACCGATGGAGGACGGGACACCTCCTCGTCCTCGGACTTCTCGCCCTCTACGCACTGCTCATCATCCTGCCGCTGGTCTGGATGGTCCTCAGCGGCTTCAAGGACAATCAGGGGCTCTTTCTGGACACGTGGGGGCTTCCTGAAAAATTTCTGTGGGAGAACTACGCGACCGCGTGGAGGGGCGGCGTGGGGCGCTATTTTCTGAACAGCGTCATCGTCACGGGGGCCTCGGTCTGCCTGACCCTCTTCATCAGCGCCTGCGCGGCCTTCGCCCTGAGCCGCTTCGAGTTTCGGGGGCAGGGAGTCCTGCTCCTCTTCGTCCTCGGAGGGCTCATGCTGTCCCCTCAGGTCAGCCTGATCCCGCTCTTCAGGCTGCTTCAAAGGCTGAAGCTCTACAACACCTATTGGGCCCTCATCATTCCCTACGTTGCCTACCGAATCCCCTTCACCACCTTCCTGATCCGGTCCTACATGCTGTCGCTTCCAAGGGAGATCGAGGACTCCGCCTACATCGACGGCTGTTCCGCCTGGACGGTCTTCTACAGGATCATCCTTCCCATGAGTAGGCCCATCCTGGTCACGGCCGCCCTGTTCACCGCGATGAGCTGCTGGAACGAGTTCATGTTCGCCCTGGTGTTCATCGAAAGCGACGGGCTGAGAACCATCCCCATCGGCCTGATGGGGCTCAAGAGCAGTCTGCGCACCGAATGGACGATCCTCATGGCGGGGCTGACGCTCTCCGCCCTGCCCATGGTGGCTCTTTTTCTGATCTTTCAAAAACAGTTTATTCGAGGCATAACCTCGGGAGGAGTGAAAGGATAG
- a CDS encoding MFS transporter — protein sequence MSASGKHQFALLRTRRFLPLFLTQFLGAFNDNFFKSALAMLITFRLADGAGLDSRIMVNVAAGVFILPFFLFSAPASDLADRYDRAYLMRLVKFAEVVIMGMAAVGFQLQNIWLLLAVLFLMGAQSTFFSPAKFSILPQHLEEDELIAGNGLIQTGTYLAILTGTILGGLLILTPGGLLRVGAGVVAVAAAGWWTSLYIPPTRPIDPHRRVSADVVRRTAALVADVYPHRNVFCAVLGISWFWLVGATFLAQFPTYARLVLGADEQVATLFLAVFSMGIGLGSMACNAVLKGEVSVRYVPAAAVGISLASALLWLASHREPLAPGLPAIGIGAFLAVPANLAVLACLFAISFCGGLYIVPLYAAIQYLTPEDRMAGVIACSNVTDSLFMVVSAVGSGLLLTAGLQIPQIFLVMAVLTVLAALLIRRGVRRYGGGDR from the coding sequence TTGTCCGCGTCCGGAAAGCACCAGTTCGCACTTCTGCGCACGCGCCGTTTTCTGCCCCTTTTCCTGACGCAGTTCCTGGGGGCCTTCAACGACAACTTCTTCAAGAGCGCCCTGGCGATGCTGATCACCTTCCGCCTGGCCGACGGCGCCGGGCTCGACTCCCGCATCATGGTGAACGTCGCGGCCGGGGTCTTCATCCTTCCCTTCTTCCTCTTCTCGGCCCCCGCCAGCGACCTGGCCGACCGCTACGACCGCGCGTATCTGATGCGCCTCGTCAAGTTCGCGGAGGTCGTCATCATGGGGATGGCCGCCGTGGGGTTTCAGCTGCAGAACATCTGGCTGCTGCTCGCGGTGCTCTTCCTGATGGGAGCGCAGTCCACCTTCTTCAGCCCCGCCAAGTTCAGTATCCTGCCGCAGCACCTGGAGGAGGACGAGCTTATTGCGGGGAACGGCCTCATTCAGACCGGGACCTACCTTGCCATCCTGACGGGGACCATCCTCGGCGGGCTCCTCATCCTCACGCCCGGCGGGCTCCTCCGGGTCGGGGCGGGGGTCGTGGCCGTGGCGGCCGCCGGCTGGTGGACCAGCCTCTACATTCCCCCGACGCGGCCCATCGACCCGCACCGGCGGGTATCCGCCGACGTCGTCCGCAGGACCGCCGCGCTCGTCGCGGACGTCTACCCTCACCGCAACGTCTTCTGTGCCGTCCTCGGGATATCCTGGTTCTGGCTGGTCGGGGCGACCTTCCTGGCGCAGTTCCCCACCTACGCCCGGCTGGTCCTCGGGGCGGACGAGCAGGTGGCGACGCTCTTCCTGGCTGTCTTCTCCATGGGCATCGGGCTGGGCTCGATGGCGTGCAACGCCGTCCTGAAGGGCGAGGTCTCGGTGCGGTACGTGCCCGCCGCGGCCGTCGGCATCTCCCTCGCCAGTGCGCTGCTCTGGCTGGCGAGCCATCGGGAACCCCTGGCCCCGGGGCTCCCGGCCATAGGCATCGGCGCGTTCCTGGCCGTGCCCGCAAACCTGGCCGTGCTGGCCTGCCTCTTCGCCATCTCCTTCTGCGGGGGGCTCTACATCGTCCCCCTCTACGCGGCCATCCAGTACCTCACGCCGGAGGACCGCATGGCCGGGGTCATCGCCTGTTCCAACGTCACGGACTCCCTGTTCATGGTCGTCTCCGCCGTGGGGTCCGGCCTTCTGCTGACCGCGGGACTCCAGATCCCCCAGATCTTCCTGGTCATGGCCGTCCTGACCGTCCTGGCGGCGCTCCTGATCCGCAGGGGCGTGCGGCGGTACGGCGGCGGGGATCGGTAG
- a CDS encoding PilZ domain-containing protein → MSEKDWKGNDQRRFSRMGCRLLAEFRLLEGSEVWLSADVLDFTVAGVRIRFEREQQGIVLNEADVEWKEALFRLGDPSEALSIKGHFLRVYAQEGGCFTTGVEFLDVAPELQIGLVRLYALYRPYAAGA, encoded by the coding sequence TTGTCTGAAAAAGACTGGAAGGGAAACGATCAACGCCGATTTTCAAGGATGGGGTGCCGGCTCCTCGCCGAGTTTCGGCTTCTGGAGGGCAGCGAGGTCTGGCTTTCGGCCGATGTGCTGGATTTCACCGTCGCCGGGGTCCGCATCCGATTCGAGCGGGAGCAGCAAGGGATTGTCCTGAACGAGGCGGATGTCGAGTGGAAGGAGGCGCTCTTCCGGTTGGGGGACCCCTCAGAGGCGCTGTCGATCAAAGGGCATTTTCTCAGGGTCTACGCGCAGGAGGGCGGCTGCTTTACCACCGGAGTCGAATTTCTGGACGTCGCTCCGGAGCTGCAGATTGGGCTGGTCAGGCTGTACGCGCTGTATCGTCCCTATGCGGCAGGGGCTTGA
- a CDS encoding sugar ABC transporter permease, with product MNIYGNKKLALLFLLPALLLLLLFVYYPIAESFVLSLYRWKAFSSERVYVGLEYYRKLFSDAVFYTALKNNVLYSAISIVFQVGLGLVFAAILEEKAFRGMQPFFRTVYFLPSVISISVVGLLFQLVYHPSIGLLNQGLRGIGLGGLCHAWLGEKNTAIFAIIATSQWQYMGYIMLLFLVAIQKIPQELYEAAEIDGVNAFQKFRYVTLPQVKDTLVMCVIITLIGGFKVFDEVYVMTAGGPGRSTEVLASYLYRAGFRNDEMGLASAIATTIFVITFTMTLVQLLASKRQES from the coding sequence ATGAATATCTACGGCAATAAAAAGCTGGCCCTTCTCTTTCTGCTGCCGGCGCTTCTTCTGCTCCTGCTGTTCGTCTACTATCCCATCGCGGAGAGCTTCGTCCTGAGCCTCTATCGCTGGAAGGCGTTCTCCAGCGAGAGGGTGTACGTCGGACTGGAGTATTACCGGAAGCTCTTCTCGGACGCCGTCTTTTACACGGCGCTCAAGAACAACGTCCTCTATTCCGCGATATCCATCGTCTTTCAGGTCGGCCTGGGGCTGGTCTTCGCGGCGATCCTGGAGGAAAAGGCCTTCCGCGGAATGCAGCCCTTCTTCCGCACCGTCTACTTCCTGCCCTCCGTCATCTCCATCTCGGTGGTGGGGCTCCTCTTTCAGCTGGTCTACCATCCGAGCATCGGTCTGCTGAACCAGGGGCTCAGGGGCATCGGGCTCGGAGGGCTGTGCCATGCGTGGCTCGGGGAGAAGAACACGGCCATCTTCGCGATCATCGCGACCTCGCAGTGGCAGTACATGGGCTACATCATGCTGCTCTTCCTGGTGGCGATCCAGAAGATTCCGCAGGAGCTCTACGAGGCCGCGGAGATCGACGGGGTCAACGCGTTCCAGAAGTTCCGCTACGTGACGCTACCCCAGGTCAAGGACACGCTGGTGATGTGCGTGATCATCACCCTCATCGGAGGGTTCAAGGTCTTCGACGAGGTTTACGTCATGACGGCCGGCGGGCCGGGACGCAGCACGGAGGTGCTGGCCTCCTATCTCTACCGCGCGGGGTTCCGCAACGACGAGATGGGGCTGGCCTCGGCCATCGCCACGACGATCTTCGTCATCACCTTCACCATGACGCTTGTCCAGCTGCTGGCGTCGAAACGGCAGGAAAGTTAG
- a CDS encoding PfkB family carbohydrate kinase, which translates to MRIVGVGDNVLDRYVDQGLMYPGGNAVNVPVLALRFGAEAAAYVGAVGDDEGGSWLLEALGLEGLDTSRVKVLPERNSYTRVALVDGDRTFVGGEKGASSKLVLTPEDFGFIHNFDVVHTSIYSGIEGQLQELRANSRILAFDFSNEFDEACLDRVLGSVDYAFFSGSRMFPGARDTEESELEAFLARVEDRGVRLALVTRGAKGAVLRYGGRTWRQEAVPCRVVDTLGAGDAFIARLIVGIVSGEEPSLALREAARSAAATCSYYGAFGHPRAYGPVAE; encoded by the coding sequence ATGAGGATCGTCGGGGTCGGCGACAACGTTCTGGACCGGTATGTCGATCAGGGCCTGATGTATCCCGGCGGCAATGCGGTCAACGTCCCGGTGCTGGCCCTGCGCTTCGGGGCGGAGGCCGCGGCTTACGTCGGCGCAGTCGGGGACGACGAGGGGGGAAGCTGGCTTCTCGAGGCACTGGGCCTGGAGGGGTTGGATACGTCCCGGGTCAAGGTGCTTCCGGAGAGGAACTCCTACACCCGCGTGGCCCTCGTGGACGGGGACAGAACCTTTGTCGGAGGGGAGAAGGGCGCCAGCTCCAAGCTCGTCCTCACCCCGGAGGACTTCGGTTTCATCCATAATTTCGATGTCGTCCACACCAGCATCTACAGCGGAATCGAGGGACAGCTGCAGGAGCTTCGCGCGAACAGCCGCATCCTGGCCTTCGACTTCTCGAACGAATTCGACGAGGCGTGTCTGGACCGGGTCCTTGGCTCGGTGGATTACGCCTTTTTTTCGGGCTCGAGGATGTTTCCGGGCGCGAGGGATACGGAGGAGTCCGAGCTGGAAGCGTTCCTTGCGCGCGTGGAGGACCGGGGAGTGCGGCTGGCCCTGGTCACCCGGGGGGCGAAGGGGGCCGTCCTGCGTTACGGCGGGCGGACCTGGCGGCAGGAGGCCGTTCCCTGCCGCGTCGTGGACACGCTGGGCGCCGGGGATGCCTTCATCGCGCGGCTGATCGTGGGCATCGTCTCCGGCGAGGAGCCCTCGCTCGCCCTGAGGGAGGCGGCCCGGAGCGCGGCCGCCACATGCTCCTATTATGGGGCCTTCGGCCATCCCAGGGCTTACGGACCCGTCGCGGAATGA
- the cysS gene encoding cysteine--tRNA ligase yields the protein MSLTLYNDLTRKKEPFVPLTPGRVTFYSCGPTVYDFFHIGNARPFIVFDVLRRYLEHLGYEVTFVQNFTDIDDKMIQRAHSEGIEVSDLAARFIGEYYKDADALGIRRADVAPLATEHMPEIIGTVERIIEKGHAYVSDGDVYFDVRSWPGYGKLCKQGLDELEAGARVEVGERKRDPLDFALWKAQKPGEPAWDSPWGKGRPGWHIECSAMSSKYLGTTIDIHSGGVDLTFPHHENEIAQSEAASGKPFVRFWLHNGFLLIDKEKMSKSLGNFMTARAARQKYPPLAIRLFMLGAHYRSPINFAPEGLEQAERGVTRLRNCRADLAFARKNRMSDEPGAGSFPADFLEKLKRLDDDFHSAMNDDFNTAAAVGVLFEIVKAVNTELKERPTLPAGFFDAAEAELAKIDGILGVIGPEELPKEKGLGLAGEEGLGDAEVERLIEERCAARKAKDFARSDEIRAMLAERGVVLEDTPQGTRWKREI from the coding sequence ATGAGCCTGACGCTTTATAACGACCTGACGCGCAAAAAGGAGCCGTTCGTCCCCCTGACCCCGGGACGCGTCACCTTCTACAGCTGCGGCCCGACGGTCTACGACTTCTTTCACATCGGCAACGCGCGTCCCTTCATCGTCTTCGACGTCCTGCGCCGCTACCTGGAGCATCTGGGGTATGAGGTCACCTTCGTCCAGAACTTCACGGACATCGACGACAAGATGATCCAGCGCGCCCATTCCGAGGGTATCGAGGTCTCCGACCTCGCCGCGCGTTTCATCGGGGAATACTACAAGGACGCCGATGCGCTGGGGATCCGTCGGGCCGATGTGGCGCCGCTCGCCACGGAGCACATGCCGGAGATCATCGGGACGGTCGAGAGGATCATCGAGAAGGGGCACGCCTACGTCTCGGACGGGGACGTCTACTTTGACGTCCGGAGCTGGCCCGGCTACGGCAAACTCTGCAAGCAGGGCCTGGACGAGCTGGAGGCCGGCGCGCGCGTGGAGGTGGGCGAGCGCAAGAGGGACCCGCTGGACTTCGCGCTCTGGAAGGCACAGAAGCCGGGGGAGCCCGCCTGGGACAGCCCGTGGGGGAAGGGGCGGCCCGGCTGGCACATCGAGTGCAGCGCCATGTCCTCGAAGTACCTGGGTACGACGATCGACATCCATTCGGGCGGTGTGGACCTGACCTTCCCCCACCACGAGAACGAAATAGCGCAGAGCGAGGCCGCGTCCGGGAAGCCCTTCGTGCGGTTCTGGCTGCACAACGGTTTTCTGCTCATCGACAAGGAGAAGATGTCCAAGTCGCTGGGCAACTTCATGACGGCCCGCGCCGCCCGGCAGAAGTACCCACCCCTGGCCATCCGCCTCTTCATGCTCGGCGCGCACTACCGGTCCCCCATCAACTTCGCGCCCGAGGGCCTGGAGCAGGCCGAACGGGGCGTGACGCGCCTGAGAAACTGCCGGGCCGACCTGGCCTTCGCCCGAAAAAACCGAATGAGCGATGAGCCCGGGGCCGGCTCGTTCCCGGCCGACTTTCTGGAGAAGCTGAAGAGGCTGGACGACGACTTTCACTCCGCGATGAACGACGACTTCAACACGGCGGCGGCGGTTGGAGTGCTCTTCGAGATCGTCAAGGCGGTCAACACCGAACTGAAGGAGCGCCCGACCCTGCCGGCCGGCTTCTTCGACGCGGCGGAGGCCGAGCTGGCGAAGATCGACGGCATCCTGGGTGTGATCGGGCCCGAGGAGCTGCCGAAGGAGAAGGGGTTGGGGTTAGCAGGAGAGGAGGGCCTCGGCGACGCGGAGGTCGAGCGGCTGATCGAGGAGCGCTGCGCCGCCCGCAAGGCGAAGGACTTCGCCCGGTCGGACGAGATCCGGGCCATGCTGGCGGAGCGGGGCGTCGTGCTGGAGGACACCCCGCAGGGGACGCGCTGGAAGCGCGAGATATAG
- a CDS encoding sugar ABC transporter substrate-binding protein, with the protein MKQFRSSFVLYAFLFVLSAFALCGAAEAGDPVTLKFLHKWPKVEYNDFFVQVARDFEKAHPDVKIQIEAAGDEPIKDKLRIQMGTDQQPDVFFSWSGEFARNFIRSGAVLDLTPYFEKDPSWRDGFMKAGLEPFATQGRYYGVPYRINGKFFVYNKKMLEDNGLKEPKTWTEFTAGLEKLKQAGVTPIGFGNIYPWASCHYITGLNQKCVPQEVREKDYAAASGEFTDPGYVKALEYFKELNDKGYFSMGANSTEHNMALEMFYGGQVAMVYVELEEFQDIEEKMAGNWGFFAMPSIEGTPGNPKFLTGAPDGFMVSARTKHPDQAVAFLSFLTNKENSDKMVRAMGWPSPVIGAVNKENSLEMLVKGLEAVTEAEGMALWLDTDIDIKISDVYLPDLQELLNGDKSAEEVMKDVQAAAAAVRAEAAKQ; encoded by the coding sequence ATGAAACAGTTCCGTTCGAGTTTTGTCCTGTACGCGTTTTTGTTCGTGCTGTCGGCGTTTGCCCTGTGCGGCGCCGCGGAGGCCGGCGACCCGGTGACGCTCAAGTTCCTTCACAAGTGGCCGAAGGTGGAGTACAACGACTTTTTTGTCCAGGTCGCCAGGGATTTCGAGAAGGCGCACCCCGACGTGAAGATCCAGATCGAGGCGGCCGGCGATGAGCCCATCAAGGACAAGCTGCGCATCCAGATGGGGACCGACCAGCAGCCCGACGTCTTCTTCTCGTGGAGCGGCGAGTTTGCCCGGAACTTCATCCGTTCCGGGGCGGTCCTGGACCTGACGCCGTATTTCGAGAAGGATCCCTCCTGGCGCGACGGCTTCATGAAGGCCGGGCTGGAGCCCTTCGCGACGCAGGGCCGGTACTATGGCGTTCCCTATCGAATCAACGGAAAGTTCTTCGTCTACAACAAAAAGATGCTCGAGGACAACGGCCTGAAGGAGCCCAAAACCTGGACGGAGTTCACCGCCGGGCTCGAGAAGCTGAAGCAGGCGGGCGTCACGCCCATCGGGTTCGGCAACATCTACCCCTGGGCGAGCTGCCACTACATCACGGGGCTCAACCAGAAGTGCGTTCCCCAGGAGGTGCGGGAGAAGGACTACGCGGCGGCCTCCGGCGAGTTCACCGACCCCGGCTACGTGAAGGCCCTGGAATATTTCAAGGAGCTGAACGACAAGGGCTACTTCAGCATGGGGGCCAACTCCACGGAGCACAACATGGCGCTCGAGATGTTCTACGGCGGCCAGGTCGCGATGGTCTACGTCGAGCTGGAGGAGTTCCAGGACATCGAGGAGAAGATGGCCGGGAACTGGGGCTTCTTCGCGATGCCGTCCATCGAGGGGACCCCCGGCAACCCGAAGTTCCTGACGGGGGCTCCGGACGGGTTCATGGTCTCCGCCAGGACGAAGCATCCCGACCAGGCCGTCGCCTTCCTGAGCTTCCTGACGAACAAGGAGAACTCCGACAAGATGGTCCGGGCCATGGGGTGGCCCAGCCCCGTCATCGGCGCCGTCAACAAGGAGAACTCCCTGGAGATGCTGGTCAAAGGGCTGGAGGCCGTCACCGAGGCCGAGGGGATGGCGCTCTGGCTGGATACCGACATCGACATCAAGATCTCGGACGTCTACCTCCCCGACCTCCAGGAGCTCCTGAACGGGGATAAGAGCGCCGAGGAGGTCATGAAGGACGTGCAGGCCGCCGCTGCGGCGGTGCGCGCGGAGGCGGCGAAACAGTAG
- a CDS encoding SIS domain-containing protein: MLNLDKDNVDFLVTAHMVDEVRHVLGDVFPRIEAEILPEMRRRGIDTLYFVACGSPLCACQTAQRMLVSLSPLRSGAFSGMDFLCEPPHVLGRNTLVVGVSDSGRTQEVCDSLALARRRGAMTVAVTKTAENPLADAAEFLVDYHADCIWEVHLLIAYCLALRAMQEAGVKGLEPIMEDMRRLPEVLARLVNDVEEDMKALGERASKWDLIYTVSAGNLLPLGYKEGVITMLEFTWTHGCSLNASEFRHGPLEVVEEDVPYVFLMGNDASRPVTERSLRFVERHSKNVVVFDVRDFEGGLHPALDPMVLFVPLEFFYYYLSVYKDHNPDGRRYYGGLAEY, translated from the coding sequence ATGCTGAATCTGGACAAGGACAACGTGGATTTTCTGGTGACGGCCCACATGGTCGATGAGGTGCGCCATGTCCTGGGGGACGTCTTCCCCCGTATCGAGGCGGAGATCCTTCCCGAGATGCGGCGGAGGGGGATCGACACCCTTTATTTCGTGGCCTGCGGCTCTCCGCTCTGCGCCTGCCAGACGGCGCAGAGGATGCTGGTGTCCCTTTCGCCGCTGCGCTCGGGGGCCTTCAGCGGCATGGACTTTCTCTGCGAGCCTCCGCATGTCCTGGGGCGGAATACCCTTGTCGTCGGGGTCAGCGACTCGGGCAGGACGCAGGAGGTCTGCGATTCCCTGGCCCTTGCGCGGCGGAGGGGGGCCATGACCGTCGCCGTGACCAAGACCGCGGAGAACCCCCTTGCGGACGCGGCGGAGTTCCTGGTCGACTACCATGCGGACTGCATCTGGGAGGTTCATCTCCTGATCGCCTACTGCCTCGCGCTGCGGGCGATGCAGGAGGCGGGGGTCAAGGGGCTGGAGCCTATCATGGAGGATATGCGGAGGCTCCCCGAGGTCCTCGCGCGCCTGGTGAACGACGTTGAAGAGGACATGAAGGCCCTGGGGGAGCGGGCCTCGAAATGGGACCTGATCTACACCGTCTCCGCGGGGAACCTGTTGCCCCTGGGATACAAAGAAGGGGTCATCACGATGCTGGAGTTCACCTGGACCCACGGGTGCAGCCTCAACGCATCGGAGTTCCGCCACGGTCCCCTGGAGGTCGTCGAGGAGGACGTGCCCTACGTCTTCCTTATGGGGAACGACGCCTCGCGGCCGGTCACGGAGCGGAGCCTGCGCTTCGTCGAACGGCACAGCAAAAACGTCGTCGTCTTCGACGTACGCGACTTCGAGGGCGGGCTGCATCCGGCCCTGGACCCCATGGTCCTCTTCGTCCCGCTGGAGTTCTTCTACTACTACCTCTCCGTCTACAAGGACCACAACCCGGACGGCCGGCGCTATTACGGCGGCCTCGCGGAGTATTAG
- a CDS encoding ATP-dependent Clp protease ATP-binding subunit, with protein sequence MWQFFTERGKKVIQLAHHEALRMGHPMVEPEHILLGLIHEGGGTACQAMIALGLDLERIKSQIEEAMGQSQPNMKSIDLPLSPRMKKALELSMLEARNMGVNYVDTEHMLLGILGDDNSLVSQYFFTMGVDAATARRQITGILRGGEGSPDPKGQNVELLSDRLRKKGRSRTPTLDQLGIDLTQKGRDGELDPVIGRDREIRRIMQVLCRRTKSNPVLIGDPGVGKTAVVEGLAQKIADGAVPEPLKGKRVVQLNTGNLVAGTKYRGEFEERLRRVVKELSDSGDVILFVDEVHTIVGAGNAEGAVDAANILKPSLSRGSFQLIGATTQDEYRKYVERDAALERRFQPVQVEEPSIPDTILILKGLRDRYEAHHQVSISDEALAAAAQLSARYVQDRFLPDKGIDLIDEAGARSRLRTLDPPESIRELERRLEEFRKQKEGAVLAQNFEAAARLRDEEHALADQLEAAQAEWRENRTNQRAAVTSEDIADVVSELTGIPVRQLTEAESERLLRMEKEISSRLIGQDEAVGAVSRAIRRARTGLRDPRRPIGSFLFMGPTGVGKTELARCLARFLFGSEEAMIRMDMSEFMEKHEVSKLLGAPPGYVGHESGGKLTEAVRRRPYSVVLFDEIEKAHPEVYNVLLQILEDGHLTDGQGRKVDFRNTVIIMTSNIGAREAQQGGALGFGSVSDAEARDWDRLKTVIMDEAQRAFRPEFLNRIDEMAVFRPLSRESLMRIVETMLAEVGERLEKRGIRIGVSEDAKTKILEKGFKPKYGARPLRRAIQSLIEDRLADSLLSGQFPAGTQVSVDVEGEELAFANGPPV encoded by the coding sequence ATGTGGCAGTTTTTTACGGAACGCGGTAAAAAAGTCATCCAGCTGGCCCACCACGAGGCCCTTCGCATGGGGCACCCCATGGTGGAGCCCGAGCACATCCTGCTGGGCCTGATCCACGAGGGCGGCGGCACGGCCTGTCAGGCGATGATCGCCCTGGGACTCGACCTGGAGCGCATCAAGTCCCAGATCGAGGAGGCCATGGGCCAGTCACAGCCCAACATGAAGTCCATCGATCTGCCGCTCAGCCCCCGGATGAAAAAGGCGTTGGAACTGTCCATGCTCGAGGCCCGGAACATGGGCGTCAACTACGTGGACACCGAGCACATGCTCCTGGGTATCCTGGGCGACGACAACAGCCTGGTCTCCCAGTACTTCTTCACGATGGGCGTCGACGCCGCGACCGCCCGCAGGCAGATCACGGGCATCCTCCGGGGTGGAGAGGGCAGCCCCGACCCCAAGGGGCAGAACGTCGAACTGCTCTCGGACCGGCTCAGGAAGAAGGGGCGGTCCCGGACCCCCACGCTGGACCAGCTGGGCATCGACCTCACCCAGAAGGGGCGGGACGGCGAGCTGGACCCCGTCATCGGCCGGGATCGCGAGATACGCCGCATCATGCAGGTGCTCTGCCGCCGGACCAAGAGCAACCCCGTCCTGATAGGCGACCCGGGCGTGGGCAAGACCGCCGTGGTCGAGGGGCTGGCTCAGAAGATCGCCGACGGCGCGGTCCCTGAGCCGCTGAAGGGCAAGCGCGTCGTTCAACTTAATACGGGAAACCTCGTCGCGGGGACGAAGTACCGCGGCGAGTTCGAGGAACGGCTGCGCCGCGTCGTCAAGGAGCTCAGCGACTCCGGCGACGTCATCCTGTTCGTGGACGAGGTGCACACCATCGTCGGCGCCGGGAACGCCGAGGGCGCGGTGGACGCCGCCAACATCCTCAAGCCCAGCCTTTCGCGGGGCTCGTTCCAGCTGATCGGGGCCACGACGCAGGATGAGTACCGCAAGTACGTGGAGCGCGACGCCGCGCTGGAACGGCGCTTCCAGCCGGTCCAGGTGGAGGAGCCGAGTATCCCGGACACCATCCTGATCCTCAAGGGCCTGCGCGACCGCTACGAGGCCCACCATCAGGTCTCCATCTCGGACGAGGCCCTGGCCGCCGCGGCGCAGCTCTCCGCCCGCTACGTCCAGGACCGTTTCCTGCCCGACAAGGGAATAGACCTCATCGACGAGGCTGGGGCCCGCTCCCGCCTGCGCACGCTGGACCCGCCCGAGTCCATCCGTGAGCTGGAGCGGCGCCTCGAGGAGTTCCGCAAGCAGAAGGAGGGCGCCGTCCTGGCCCAGAACTTCGAGGCTGCCGCCCGACTGAGGGACGAGGAGCACGCCCTCGCCGACCAGCTGGAGGCCGCACAGGCCGAGTGGCGCGAGAACCGGACGAACCAGCGCGCCGCCGTCACCTCCGAGGACATCGCCGACGTCGTCTCCGAGCTGACGGGCATCCCCGTGCGGCAGCTCACCGAGGCGGAATCGGAGCGCCTTCTGCGCATGGAGAAGGAGATCTCCTCGCGCCTCATCGGTCAGGACGAGGCCGTTGGGGCCGTGTCGAGGGCCATTCGCCGCGCCCGCACCGGGCTGCGCGACCCGCGGCGCCCCATCGGCAGCTTCCTCTTCATGGGGCCGACCGGCGTGGGCAAGACCGAGCTGGCGCGCTGCCTGGCCCGCTTCCTCTTCGGCAGCGAGGAGGCGATGATCCGCATGGACATGAGCGAGTTCATGGAGAAGCACGAGGTATCCAAGCTCTTGGGCGCGCCCCCCGGCTACGTGGGACACGAGAGCGGCGGCAAGCTCACGGAGGCCGTCCGCCGGCGCCCCTACTCCGTCGTGCTCTTCGACGAAATAGAGAAGGCGCACCCCGAGGTCTACAACGTCCTGCTCCAGATCCTGGAGGACGGGCACCTGACCGACGGCCAGGGGCGCAAGGTGGACTTCCGCAACACCGTGATCATCATGACCAGCAACATCGGGGCCAGGGAGGCCCAGCAGGGCGGCGCCCTGGGGTTCGGGAGCGTCTCCGACGCGGAGGCTCGGGACTGGGACCGCCTCAAGACCGTCATCATGGACGAGGCGCAGCGCGCGTTCCGGCCGGAGTTCCTGAACCGCATCGACGAGATGGCCGTGTTCCGCCCGCTCTCCCGCGAGAGCTTGATGCGCATCGTCGAGACGATGCTCGCGGAGGTAGGCGAACGCCTGGAGAAACGGGGCATTCGGATCGGGGTCAGCGAGGATGCGAAGACGAAGATCCTGGAGAAGGGCTTCAAGCCCAAGTATGGGGCCCGCCCCCTGCGCCGCGCCATCCAGTCCCTGATCGAGGACCGGCTGGCCGACTCCCTGCTCTCCGGTCAGTTCCCCGCCGGGACGCAGGTGTCGGTGGACGTCGAGGGGGAAGAGTTGGCGTTCGCAAACGGCCCCCCCGTGTAA